The segment GCCGTTGCCTCGGATCTCGCGATTGATCGTCAGTTTCTTTTCCGGCGATTCCTGATCCGGGTGGACGGCGACGGCAAAATACATCCGTGAATATTTCAGACTGATATTCTCGAAGAAATTGTCGTTCTGGCCGATACGGGCAAAGAAGTTGGCAATGTAGAAGGCCCAGCTCACCTCTTCATACTGCGCGAATTGCGTTCGCGCCGCTGTGACATGGCAATAGCCGAGATGCGGCGTGTCCTTCAGCGTGTGATGGAAGATCAGCTTCGGAAAGCGAATCGATTTGTGAAAGCTGTTCAGCCGGTCATGGGTTTTTTCGCCGGCGTTCCGCAACTTGTTCGCCGTGCGCTCGGCCACTTCCTCATACGAGAGATAGCGCCGCTCTTCGGCCAGCCAATGCGCCCTGTCGCGCGTGATACGGCCTGTGCGCAGGAATTCGCTGTGCGAGGCTGCCGGCAATTCCGGTTCCGGCTCTGCCGGCTTCTTGGCGTCGAAATATCTGAGCTTGGCCATGCGGCACTCACGTCTGGATATGGATACCAGTTGATAGATCGCCTAGCTTGAGCCGGGCTTAAGCGTGCCCAGCGCTCACGGTTTGAAGAGGATCAGAACCATGTCGGGTATCACCGATCTCAACCTGCTGATTTCCAGC is part of the Rhizobium sp. CB3090 genome and harbors:
- a CDS encoding DUF6656 family protein codes for the protein MAKLRYFDAKKPAEPEPELPAASHSEFLRTGRITRDRAHWLAEERRYLSYEEVAERTANKLRNAGEKTHDRLNSFHKSIRFPKLIFHHTLKDTPHLGYCHVTAARTQFAQYEEVSWAFYIANFFARIGQNDNFFENISLKYSRMYFAVAVHPDQESPEKKLTINREIRGNGVLFHTHDPQIAIRNVLLLGARNEQLRDIIRQL